One genomic segment of Acinetobacter oleivorans DR1 includes these proteins:
- the purB gene encoding adenylosuccinate lyase: protein MNALTALSPLDGRYASKCDALRPFLSEFGLIHARVTVEVRWLQALSNRPEIVEVAPFSNETNAALDAIVSNFSEEDANRIKEIERTTNHDVKAVEYFLKEKIASIAELQNAGEFIHFACTSEDINNLSHALMLKNGREVLVSSMKQILNAISTLATAHAEQPMLSRTHGQTASPTTLGKEMANVAYRLARQIKQFENVELLGKINGAVGNYNAHLSAYPDVDWAAHAQAFVESLGLTFNPYTTQIEPHDYMAELFDALRRFNTILIDFNRDVWGYISLGYFKQRLKDGEVGSSTMPHKVNPIDFENSEGNLGIANAVLAHLGEKLPISRWQRDLTDSTVLRNMGVGFAQSLIAFDACLKGVGKLELNANRLLEDLDQAQEVLAEPIQTVMRRYNVEKPYEKLKALTRGQAMTRDMMVNFVNGDELSQVPSEERARLAELTPATYTGNAAEQAKQINDLISKI, encoded by the coding sequence ATGAACGCTTTAACCGCACTATCACCATTAGATGGACGTTATGCCAGCAAATGTGATGCGCTACGCCCTTTTCTTTCTGAGTTTGGTTTAATTCATGCTCGTGTCACTGTAGAAGTGCGTTGGTTACAAGCACTTTCTAACCGTCCAGAAATTGTTGAAGTTGCTCCTTTTTCAAATGAAACAAATGCAGCTTTAGATGCAATTGTTAGCAACTTTTCTGAAGAAGATGCTAACCGCATTAAAGAAATTGAGCGTACAACTAACCATGATGTAAAAGCTGTTGAATATTTCTTAAAAGAGAAAATCGCAAGTATCGCTGAATTACAAAATGCAGGTGAATTCATTCACTTTGCATGTACTTCAGAAGACATCAATAACTTGTCTCATGCACTTATGCTTAAAAACGGCCGCGAAGTTTTAGTATCAAGCATGAAGCAAATTTTAAATGCGATCTCTACTTTAGCAACAGCTCACGCTGAACAACCAATGTTGTCTCGTACACACGGTCAAACTGCAAGCCCAACAACTTTGGGTAAAGAAATGGCGAACGTTGCATACCGTTTAGCTCGCCAAATTAAACAGTTTGAAAATGTTGAGCTACTCGGCAAAATCAATGGTGCTGTAGGTAACTACAATGCTCACCTTTCAGCTTACCCAGATGTTGACTGGGCTGCACATGCTCAAGCATTTGTTGAATCTTTAGGTTTAACATTCAACCCGTACACGACACAAATCGAACCACATGACTACATGGCAGAGTTGTTTGATGCGTTACGTCGCTTTAATACGATTTTAATCGACTTTAACCGTGACGTATGGGGTTACATTTCTTTAGGTTACTTCAAACAAAGATTGAAAGATGGTGAAGTTGGTTCTTCAACTATGCCACACAAAGTTAACCCAATTGACTTTGAAAACTCTGAAGGTAACTTAGGTATTGCGAATGCTGTATTGGCACACTTAGGCGAAAAATTACCAATTTCTCGCTGGCAGCGTGACTTAACTGACTCTACTGTACTTCGTAATATGGGTGTTGGTTTTGCGCAAAGTTTAATTGCTTTTGATGCGTGTTTAAAAGGTGTTGGTAAACTTGAGCTCAATGCAAACCGTTTACTTGAAGATCTTGATCAAGCTCAAGAAGTTTTAGCAGAGCCAATTCAAACTGTTATGCGTCGTTATAACGTTGAAAAACCATATGAAAAGTTAAAAGCATTAACTCGTGGTCAAGCAATGACTCGCGACATGATGGTTAACTTCGTAAATGGCGATGAACTTTCTCAAGTACCAAGCGAAGAGCGCGCACGTTTAGCTGAACTTACTCCTGCAACTTACACAGGTAATGCAGCTGAACAAGCTAAACAAATTAACGATTTAATTAGCAAAATCTAA
- the hflD gene encoding high frequency lysogenization protein HflD, whose translation MVELPFQQSQALNVRQNRALALAGVFQATQLTHMTALTGQQSIGESGNFYFELLIKASLNIRPTVNNGVQTLDFFNQLADISLGLKTLENCITQPFTNMPKSRLPKMGTAKLPMSYAMSLLQLEKKVYSNPEYVAIIEKAQQKILKQLSFFDNNYLHPSILANLAQTYVDTAGQINPRILVRGNAEAFKDTNHTNRIRACLFTGLQMAHLWRQLGGSSWNMIFSKRKLLQDIQALARLQYQVI comes from the coding sequence ATGGTGGAGTTACCATTTCAACAATCACAAGCCTTGAATGTTCGCCAAAACCGTGCCCTTGCCTTGGCGGGGGTATTTCAGGCTACCCAGCTCACGCACATGACAGCTTTAACGGGTCAGCAGAGTATTGGTGAAAGTGGTAACTTCTATTTTGAGCTGTTAATCAAAGCGAGTTTAAATATTCGCCCTACAGTCAACAATGGTGTTCAAACATTAGATTTTTTTAATCAGTTGGCAGATATTTCTTTGGGGCTTAAAACCCTCGAAAATTGTATTACTCAACCTTTTACAAACATGCCTAAATCTCGCCTTCCAAAAATGGGCACTGCCAAGCTTCCAATGTCATATGCGATGTCTCTTTTGCAATTAGAAAAGAAGGTCTATAGCAATCCTGAATACGTTGCAATTATTGAAAAAGCTCAGCAAAAGATTTTAAAACAGCTTTCTTTTTTTGATAATAATTACTTACACCCAAGCATTTTAGCCAATTTGGCTCAAACTTATGTTGATACTGCTGGGCAGATTAACCCTCGCATTCTCGTTCGTGGTAATGCAGAAGCATTTAAAGATACCAACCATACTAACCGCATCCGTGCTTGTCTGTTTACTGGCTTACAAATGGCCCATTTATGGCGACAACTCGGTGGTAGTTCGTGGAACATGATTTTTAGCAAACGTAAATTGCTACAGGATATTCAGGCACTTGCTCGTTTACAGTATCAAGTCATCTAA